A section of the Rummeliibacillus pycnus genome encodes:
- the pnp gene encoding polyribonucleotide nucleotidyltransferase, with product MNEKKVFTYEWAGRPLQIEVGQLAKQANGAVMVRYGETAVLCNATMSKQPKQADFFPLTVNYEEKLYAAGKIPGGFIKREGRPSEKAVLTSRLIDRPIRPLFPDGFRNEVQVISMVMSADSDCSSEMAAMLGSSLALMVSDIPFDGPIAGVQVGMIDGEFIVNPTVDQWKDSIINLTVAGTKDAINMVEAGALEVPEETMLEAIMFGHEEIKKLIAFQEEVTAQAGKEKIEVVLHELDEELTQAITSEYEEKMNAAIQTHEKHARDEAIEAVKAEVIAKYEEQEADEETLKQVSQILDKMVKEEVRRLITEEKIRPDGRKLDEIRPLSSEVGLLPRAHGSGLFTRGQTQALSICTLGALSDVQIIDGLGVEESKRFMHHYNFPQFSVGETGPMRGPGRREIGHGALGERALSAIIPDEKDFPYTIRCVSEVLESNGSTSQASICGSCLALMDAGVPIKAPVAGIAMGLVKKGDYYSILTDIQGMEDHLGDMDFKVAGTAKGVTALQMDIKIDGLSREILHEALVQAKRGRMIILESMLATLSGPRDHLSKYAPKIKSIHINPDKIRDVIGPGGKQINKIIEETGVKIDTEQDGTIFISSSDEDMIKRAKDIIENIVREAHVGEYYMGKVKRIEKFGAFLEIFPGKDGLLHISEIQEERTKAVEDVLKIGDELMVKVIEIDRQGRVNLSRKVVIKEEKERAEQ from the coding sequence ATGAACGAGAAAAAGGTTTTTACCTATGAATGGGCTGGACGACCTTTGCAAATTGAAGTTGGTCAGCTCGCAAAACAAGCTAATGGGGCCGTAATGGTACGTTATGGAGAAACAGCTGTATTATGTAATGCAACAATGTCCAAACAACCTAAGCAAGCGGATTTCTTCCCATTAACAGTTAACTACGAAGAAAAATTATATGCTGCTGGTAAAATACCAGGTGGATTTATTAAACGTGAAGGACGTCCTTCTGAAAAGGCTGTACTTACATCACGATTAATTGACCGTCCAATTCGACCTCTATTTCCAGATGGTTTCCGTAATGAAGTACAAGTTATTTCAATGGTTATGTCAGCAGATTCAGATTGTAGCTCAGAAATGGCAGCAATGCTTGGTTCATCATTAGCACTTATGGTGTCTGATATTCCATTTGATGGCCCAATTGCTGGTGTTCAAGTAGGTATGATTGACGGTGAATTCATCGTAAATCCAACAGTTGATCAATGGAAAGATTCTATCATCAACTTAACAGTTGCAGGTACAAAAGATGCGATCAACATGGTTGAAGCTGGTGCTTTAGAAGTTCCAGAAGAAACAATGTTAGAAGCAATTATGTTTGGTCATGAAGAAATTAAAAAATTAATTGCATTCCAAGAAGAAGTAACTGCTCAAGCTGGTAAAGAAAAAATTGAAGTTGTTCTTCATGAACTAGATGAAGAGCTAACGCAAGCCATTACTTCTGAATACGAAGAAAAGATGAATGCAGCGATTCAAACCCATGAAAAACATGCACGTGATGAAGCAATCGAAGCAGTAAAGGCAGAAGTTATAGCAAAATATGAAGAGCAAGAAGCTGACGAAGAAACATTAAAACAAGTAAGTCAAATTCTAGATAAAATGGTAAAGGAAGAAGTTCGTCGTTTAATTACTGAAGAAAAAATTCGCCCAGATGGTCGAAAATTAGATGAAATTCGTCCTTTATCTTCTGAAGTAGGTTTATTACCACGTGCACACGGTTCAGGCCTATTCACACGTGGACAAACTCAAGCATTATCTATTTGTACATTAGGTGCATTGAGCGATGTTCAAATTATTGATGGTCTTGGAGTAGAAGAATCTAAACGCTTCATGCACCATTACAATTTCCCACAATTCTCTGTTGGTGAAACTGGGCCAATGCGTGGACCTGGTCGTCGTGAAATCGGTCACGGTGCTCTAGGAGAGCGTGCATTATCAGCAATTATTCCGGATGAAAAGGACTTCCCATACACGATTCGTTGTGTATCAGAAGTATTGGAGTCAAACGGTTCCACTTCACAAGCTAGTATTTGTGGGTCATGCTTAGCACTTATGGATGCAGGTGTACCAATTAAAGCGCCAGTTGCAGGTATTGCAATGGGTCTTGTGAAAAAAGGCGACTATTATTCAATCTTGACTGACATCCAAGGGATGGAAGATCACCTTGGTGATATGGACTTTAAAGTTGCAGGTACAGCTAAAGGTGTAACAGCACTTCAAATGGATATTAAAATAGATGGACTTTCTCGTGAAATTCTTCATGAAGCTTTAGTTCAAGCAAAACGTGGTCGTATGATTATTCTTGAATCTATGCTTGCTACTCTTTCTGGACCAAGAGATCATTTATCAAAATATGCTCCAAAGATTAAAAGTATCCATATTAACCCAGATAAAATTCGTGATGTCATCGGACCTGGTGGTAAACAAATCAATAAAATCATTGAAGAAACTGGCGTAAAAATTGATACAGAACAAGATGGTACAATTTTCATCTCGTCTTCTGATGAAGATATGATTAAACGTGCAAAGGATATCATTGAAAATATTGTACGTGAAGCACATGTAGGCGAATACTATATGGGTAAAGTAAAACGTATCGAAAAATTTGGTGCTTTCCTTGAAATTTTCCCAGGAAAAGACGGTTTATTGCATATCTCTG